The DNA window GAGGTTTTTTAATGATTACTAGAGTAGAGATTGAAGAAACTAATAGAATGATTGCTGAATCTAACTTAGACGTACGTACTATTACTATGGGAATAAGTCTTTTAGATTGTGCAGATCCAGATGTTGAGAAATTCAATGAAAATATCTATAAAAAGATTACAACTTATGCTAAAAACTTAGTAAAAATTGGAGATGATATAGCTAGACAATATGGAATTCCTGTTGTTAATAAGAGAATATCTGTAACACCTATAGCTATTGCTGCTGCTGGTTGTAAAACAGATTCCTATGTAAGTATTGCTAAAACTTTAGATAGAGCCGCTAAAGATTGTGGTGTAAACTTTATCGGTGGATTTTCAGCTCTTGTTCATAAAGGATGTACTCCTGCTGATAAGATTTTAATAGATTCTATACCTGAAGCTATGAAAGTTACTGAGAGAGTTTGTGCCTCTGTCAATGTAGGTACTTCAAGAAATGGTATAAATATGGATGCTGTCAAAAGAATGGGAGAGATTATTCTTGAAACTGCTGAGCTTACTAAGGATATTGATTGTTTAGGTTGTGCTAAACTTGTAGTATTTTGTAACGCTGTTGAAGATAATCCATTCATGGCTGGAGCTTTTCACGGTGTTGGAGAAGCTGATTGTGTTATAAACGTTGGAGTAAGTGGACCAGGTGTTGTAAAAAGAGCTCTTGTTGAAGCTAAGGGAGCCGACTTTGAAACTCTTTGTGAAGTTGTTAAGAAAACAGCTTTTAAAATAACTAGAGCTGGACAAATAGTTGCCCAAGAAGCTGCTAAGAGATTAAATGTTCCTTTTGGAATAATAGATCTATCTCTAGCTCCTACTCCTGCTGTTGGTGATAGTATAGCTGAAATTTTCCAAGAGATGGGATTAGAACACGCTGGTGCTCCTGGAACTACAGCTGCTCTTGCTATTTTAAATGACAACGTTAAAAAAGGTGGAGTAATGGCTTCATCATATGTAGGAGGACTAAGTGGAGCTTTCATTCCTGTAAGTGAGGACCATGCTATGATAGAAGCTGCTAAGATAGGAGCTCTTACCCTTGAAAAACTTGAAGCAATGACTTGTGTTTGCTCTGTTGGACTAGATATGATAGCTATTCCTGGGGATACTTCTGCTTATACTATATCTGGTATAATTGCTGATGAATCAGCTATCGGAATGGTAAATAATAAAACTACAGCTGTAAGAATCATTCCTGTAATAGGAAAAGGTGTAGGAGAGATGGTTGAGTTT is part of the Candidatus Fusobacterium pullicola genome and encodes:
- a CDS encoding PFL family protein; the encoded protein is MITRVEIEETNRMIAESNLDVRTITMGISLLDCADPDVEKFNENIYKKITTYAKNLVKIGDDIARQYGIPVVNKRISVTPIAIAAAGCKTDSYVSIAKTLDRAAKDCGVNFIGGFSALVHKGCTPADKILIDSIPEAMKVTERVCASVNVGTSRNGINMDAVKRMGEIILETAELTKDIDCLGCAKLVVFCNAVEDNPFMAGAFHGVGEADCVINVGVSGPGVVKRALVEAKGADFETLCEVVKKTAFKITRAGQIVAQEAAKRLNVPFGIIDLSLAPTPAVGDSIAEIFQEMGLEHAGAPGTTAALAILNDNVKKGGVMASSYVGGLSGAFIPVSEDHAMIEAAKIGALTLEKLEAMTCVCSVGLDMIAIPGDTSAYTISGIIADESAIGMVNNKTTAVRIIPVIGKGVGEMVEFGGLLGYAPIMAVNKFKCDDFIKRGGRIPAPIHSFKN